Below is a genomic region from Propionispora vibrioides.
CTGTAACTGCTTTACAGCCAAGGGACGATGATTCTTACTGCGTAACGCGGTAAGAATCGTTTTTTTTCATGTGAGATCATGGAAAAATCATTTTAAAAAGCTGATATTCTTTTTTGCATTTTTTCTGATTAAGTGTATTAAAAGAAAATGATAGTGTATTAAAAAATGTCCTGGCACTGAATTTTGCCTTGCTACCAGTGGCAGGACCGGTTTCGATACAGGCAATTGGCATGGGGCTTGCACATAGTATGAGCGGAAAACGAAAAACATTTGTTTTGTTCTAGGAGGGTAGTTATGATAGCTGTTGTGATAAGTTCTCATGGTCGTTTTTCGCAGGAAATCCTAAAATCGTGCGAGATGGTCTGCGGGACCAGGGAAAACGTGAGGGCTGTAACCTTTGATGCCGGTGAGAGCGCCGATTCTTTAGTTGATAAATATAGAGCGGTTATCAAAAAACTGGATGTAAGGGAAGGGGTTCTTTTTGTCACCGATCTATTTGCCGGCAGTCCGTACAATGCGGCCTGCAGAATTTCGCTGGAAGTGGAAAATGCCGGTGTGGTAGCCGGGCTTAACATGCCCATGTTGCTGGAAATTTTAAGTTCGCCGGCGCTAAGCCTGCAGGAAGCGAAACAGGTTGCCCAGACGGTGGGGAAAGAAGGGATTCGGGCTTTTGAGACGGTGACTGCTGAAGAAGATAGCGATAAGGAGGAATTATAATATGAACATTGTGCTGGCGAGAATTGACGACAGACTGATTCACGGGCAGGTGGTGACGACCTGGTCCAAGGAAACCAAGTGTGAAAGAATTATTGTTTGCAATGATGAAATATCGCGGGACACCATTCGCAAGACGCTGCTTACTCAGGTAGCTCCACCGGGGATTACGGCCAGTGTTGTTGATATCGACAAGGCCATCCGGGTTTACAATAATCCCAAATATGCAGAAGCACGGGCGCTGCTCTTGTTCACTAATCCCACTGATGTGCTGAGAATGGTTGAAGGAGGTGTTGGAATAACCAGTGTCAATATCGGCGGAATGAGCTTCAAAGAAGGAAAACGGCAGATCACCAAGGCAGTTTCCGTCAATGAACAAGATATTAAAGCGTTTCAGGAACTGCATAACCGAGGAGTGGAACTGGAAATCAGAAAGGTAACCACCGACTCTAAATTGGATTTGATGTCTGTGTTACAAAGCGGACATTAAATAAAGCCAGACAACATCATAAGGAGGAATTTGTATGGAAATTAGTGGTATCCAAATTGTTCTTATCTTTATCGTTTCCTGCATTTGCGGTATGGGAAGTGTGCTGGATGAGTTTCAGACTCACAGGCCGCTTATTGCCTGCACCCTGATTGGCCTGATTCTGGGCGATGTAACTACAGGCATTATCATTGGCGGTACTTTGGAAATGATTGCCCTTGGCTGGATGAACATTGGCGCGGCCATGGCGCCTGATGCGGCATTGGCTTCGGTTATATCCACCATTTTGGTTATTGCCGGACATCAGAATATCGGCGCCGGCATTGCCGTTGCCATGCCGTTGGCGGCAGCAGGCCAGGTATTGACCATCTTTGCCAGAACCATTACCGTTTTCTTTCAGCATCAGGCTGACCTGTATGCCCAAAAAGGCAGTTTCCGCGGCATTGATGTCTGCCATATCTTAGCTTTGTTTGTGCAGGCGCTGCGGGTAGCTATTCCGGCCGTACTGGTGGCCATGTTCATTGGAACCCATGCCGTTCAAACCATGTTGGCAGCCATTCCGCCGGTTGTAACGGGGGGGTTGCAGGTTGCCGGCGGATTTATCGTCGTTGTTGGTTATGCCATGGTTATTAACATGATGGAAGCTAAATACCTGATGCCGTTCTTTTTCCTGGGCTTTGTATTAGCGGCGTTTACTACTTTCAATCTGGTTGCTTATGGTGTCATTGGTATTGTGCTGGCTATTTTGTATATTCAATTGCATCCGAAATACGCAGTTGCCGGTGGCTTGGCTCTGCAGCAATCGGCGTCGGCTAAAGACAGCGATATGGATGACGAACTGGATTAAAGAAGAGGAGGAATGCAGGCATGGACAAAGCAAAACAGGAAAAACGGTTAACCAAGAGCGATCTTTTCAATATGTTTATCCGGTCCAACTTTCATCAGGGGTCCTGGAATTTTGAACGTATGCAGGCTTTAGGCTACTGCTTCAGCATGGTGCCGATTATTAAGCGGTTATATCAGGGCGAAGACCGGGTGAAAGCATTAAAACGGCATCTTGAATTTTTTAATACCCAGCCTTTTGTTACGGCACCGATACTGGGGATTACGGCAGCCATGGAGGAAGAAAGAGCCAATGGTGCCGATATTGACGATGGCGCCATTAACGGGATCAAAGTCGGACTTATGGGGCCGCTGGCCGGGGTCGGTGATCCGATCTTTTGGGGGACACTGCGCCCGTTAGTAGCGGCATTAGGTGCTTCGCTGGCACTGGGTGGCAGCATTGCCGGGCCTATTCTTTTCTTCCTGCTGTTTAATATCGTTCGGCTGGGCGTTCGCTGGTACGGCGTTGAATATGGCTATAAAAAAGGCACTGATGTGGTGAAGGATGTGGCCGGCAACCGCCTGCAAAAACTGACCGAATCGGCAGCCATTCTGGGGCTGTTTGTTCTGGGCGCGCTGGTATGCAAGTGGACGTCGGTTAATATCCCGCTGGTAGTTTCCACTATAACTATGCAGGATGGCAAAGTGGTAACCACGACGGTGCAGGACATTTTGAATCAATTGATGCCGGGTCTGATTCCGCTAATTCTTACTTTTATTTGCATGGATTTGCTGAAGAAGAAAATTAACGCCATTTGGATTATTTTTGGTTTGTTCGCCATTGGCATTATCGGATATGGCTTTGGCATACTTTCCGTCAAATAGGCAATAGATTTAAAAATGCGATAGGAAACCAAAAGAACAGCCGCTGCCGGCTGTTCTTTTGGTTGTTTTGGCGGATTTAAAGGAACAAATGGGCGGCAGGACAGATGAGGCCGGAGCCGGTCTGTTCCCAGGCCCGAATCGGGAATCGTTGACAGCCGCTAGGCATCAGGATAAAACAGCTGCAGCAGATAATCGATAGCCTCATCGACCCGGCTGCCGGGATTTACGGCAAAAAGGTGATAAGGGAGCTGATAGACCCGGTTTTTCCGGACAGCTTTCAGATCCTGCCAGGCGGGCTGGACCGTCAGTTCATTACGGATCTTATCGTTCACCTTTTGTTCATAGCTGTGCGGGATGATTAAAATTATGTCCGGATCGGCTTGCACAGCAAAATCCAGACTGAGCGGCAGATAGGATTCTTCCTGGCCGGTGATGCTTTCGGCCACGTTGCTTGCATTGAGGCGATAGATGAGATCGCCGGTAAAACTGCTGGGCAAAGCCATGTAAAAGTCTTCGGCCGAGCCCCAGACAATGAGTACGCGGGGGGATGGTTTATTTTTGCTTCTTTCCTGGGCCTGCTGCAGCTTGTTGTTTAAGCGCTCAATAACCTGGTTGGCTTGGCGGGGATGATTGGTAAGCTCACCGTAAAAAAGTAAAGCCTGGCTGATTTGCTGGTAATTATTTAATTTTTGAATGTACATGGGAATTCCCGCTTGGGCCAGGGATGTAAGCATGGAATGGTGCAAATGAATGTCGGCGGCCAGCACTAAATCAGGCTTTAAAGCAATGATCTGTTCAATATCAGGACTTGGCGTTTCGCCGATGGAAGGCACATCCTTGATTTTATCCATCAGGTCGGAAGACAGCGCCCTGGTGTTGGGACGGCCGACCAACTGTCCTCCTGCGGCATAGAATAAGTCCACGTTGGAGGCATTGAGGGCAACCAGGCGCAATGACCGGCCTTTTTTTATGGTTTGTACCAGATTGCATTTGGGGCATTGGATTTCAACATATTTTACCTGGCCTTTAAAGAGCAGCCGGTTGCAGCGGGAGCAACGGCACTCGCTTAAGCCCGTTGCCTGCGATAGGCTGGTGTCGTTATGATCTCTGTCCATAAATATACTCCCCTTTTTGTGAAATAGATCAATCTTTGCCGGGAAAATAAAAAGCTCCGCGTGAAATCATTATTTCACTACGGAGCTCTGGGCTCTCGGGACTTATTTTAATTACTGCTATTTTAAAAAAAAATACCGGTCTTGTCAAGGGAACCGCTGATTCATTCGCACCGCGTGTTCCGGAAGTAGCCGGATTATTTCAAGATTTTACTTCCCTGCCAGGTGAAAGGATTTCTCGCTAAGCAGGCCGGCTCGTTAAATCAGCGGTTCTCCAGGCTGGTCTTGCTGCGTAATAGTTTTGTGTAATTGTTTGTCGATATTTAAACAAAAAAAATAATTGACAATGATAATCGTTATCAATATACTAAGAGTGTAATATAACTCCATAACAAGCTGGCAATTTGCCGCTATAAAGAGGGCCCGAGAGCTCCGTGACGGTACTATAAGCACGGGGCTTTATTGCGTAAAGCGGCTGCTTTGGATTAAAGCAGGGCCAAGGCAGGCGAAGGCCCGCGACGGGAGGCAAAACTGTTTCGGCAAGTAGTTACGGTGTCCGCCGGGTGGTGCGAGGTAAATTGGATTAATATTGGAGTGATGAACATGGAGCTGAAAAGTAAAAAGGCGCAACCGGCGAAGTTTAAATTGCCGGAGGTGCGTTGTTTCTGGTGCAACCGTTTATTATTCCGCGGGATTGTCGAGAATGTGGAGATTAAGTGCCCGCGCTGCAATGCGGTTCAATATATCGGCAGCTATCATCAGCCTGTTCCCCTCCAGGACGGGAGCCAGGAAGACGAGCTGCGCCAGAGCAGATAAGCTATACATAGATTATTCCTGTTAAGAGAGCCAAGAGCTCCGTGACGATGATAAACACGGAGTATTTTTTATATTTAATTCCGGCTTGCTTATATGAATACATAGGGGTGCCGGAATTATGAAACGGAGGTGGTATGGTGGTTTATAAAACATGCTGGTCTAAGGCCTTCGGCTTTTCCTGCGCCACACATTTCTTGTTTATTCTGTTGCTGGGTTTTGTGCTTGGGCGGAACCTGGATTCCCGGCCCTTGCCGGAACAATATATTACACTGGAATGGGATACCGTAGCCGAAGAGGCAAACCTGGAAATAGCGCCTTTTCCACCGGGTGCTGCCGTGAATACCGGTGATTCCGTACCGTCACTGGACAGGCCGGTTAAAGCGCAGACCAAGCCGGCTGCAGCGTATGATGATAGCAGCTTGGGAGCCGGACGCAGCAGCGAAGCCGGTGAAAGCATGGCTTCGGCAGTCTTTGCCGGCAGTGGAACTGCCAACCCGAAGGGAGCTGACAGTTCAGGTATTCGGACTGTTTCAGCCGGTGGTTCAGACACGCAGACAGTTTCATCTGGCAGGGCCGAGGCCGGCGGGGACATAAACGGTATTGTTAATGCGTTTTTGTCGCAAATCGAAAAGCGCAAGATCTATCCTTATATGGCCAGGCGCCTGGGGCAGCAAGGCACTGTGGCCGTGAGTGTGCAATTGAGTGCCGACGGAGAACTGGCCGGGGTGCAGGTGCTGCGTTCCTCGGGAGTGGCTGCTTTGGATGAGGCGGCGCTGGCTTTGGTGCGGAAGGTTTGTCCGTTTCCCCATCATGCCGGGCGGGCTATTGCCATGAATATTCCCATCGCGTATCACCTGGAGTAAAGACGGGTGAATGTTTTCCGGCTTCCGGATACGCCTGAAGGTTTGAAGTAATTGTATAAATACAGCAGGAATGCAGGAATGAGGGATTTATATGGGTCAGCAAATGAGCCGGGTAACTTTTGGTATTATTGTTTTATTACTGGCAGTCAGTGCCTTGTTTTTATTCAAACAGCCCTTGCCGCAGCCGGTGACAAGCCAGACGGGTGAACGTTATGTGGTAACCGACAGCGCCGGCCGGCAGGTGGAAATCCCGCGCCGGCCGCAGCGGGTCGTTGTGTTAAATGCCTCGAATCTGGAACTGTTCCATGCCGTGGGCGGGACGATTGTCGGGCGTCCGACCACCGAGGCTTTGCCGCCGGAAGTGATGGCTGCCGTCCGGGAAGTGCCTGCGGTAGGAATAACGCCGAATCCCAATATGGAACAAATTATGGCGCTAAAGCCTGACTTGATTTTAGGCGTGAATATGCCGTTTCATCATAGCCTGATTCCGGTGCTGGATAAGGCGGGCGTTCCGATCCTGCTGCAGTCGCTGGATACTTATCAGGATATTATTGCCACGCTGCGTTTTTATGGCGACCTGGCCGGACAGACGCAGCAGGCCGAAAATATCATCAACAAACTGGAAGCGGATTATGCGGCCATCGCCAGTCGCAATAAAGAGCGCCCGGCGCCTAAAGTAGTAATTATCTGGGGAACACCGGAAAGCTTTCATATGGCGACGTCCCGCAGTTTTGCCGGTGACCTGGTAAAACGTCTGGGTGCGGTCAACGTGGCTGACCAGGGCGATGATGGCGGCGGACAAATGGGATATGTGCCGTTAAGTATGGAATATGTGGCCCGGCAAAATCCGGACATGATCTTTTTGATCATGCATAGCAACGATGAAAAAACCAGCGCGAAGTTCCGGGCCGAGCTGACTAATCATCCGGCGTGGAGCGGTTTAAAGGCTGTTGCCGCCAACAGGGTATACCAGTTACCATACCGGTTGTTTGCGGTGAATCCGGGCACTCAGGTTGGGGAAGCCTTCGCCGTTTTGAGTGATTTTCTCTATCCGGAGGTGAAGTAGGTGAGGACAGTAACAGGCGATCCCCGCCTGACTTGGCGGACGGTTGTCAGTCTGTCCGGTCTGGCCGTGCTGCTGGCGGCCTTACTCGCCGGCATCAGAATGGGAGCCGTGCCGGTCAGCTCGGCCGACATCTGGAATGTATTTGTTGCTCCGGCCGCAAATGAGGCATATCAAATTATTTACAATATCAGGATACCGCGGGTGCTGGTCAGCGCTCTGACCGGCATGAATCTGGCTTTGGCCGGCTGCATTTTGCAGGGGGTGCTGCGCAATCCTCTGGCCGATCCGGGTATTATCGGTGTATCGGCAGGCGCCGGACTGGCCGCCATGACGATTATGATTTTATGGCCCGGCTTTTCGTCGCTGATACCGGTAGCCGCTTTTGGCGGGGCGTTGCTTGCGGTCGGTGTGGTGTTTGTATTGGCCTGGGACCGGGGCATCCAGCCGCTGCGCCTGATTTTGGCCGGTGTAGCTCTGGCGGCTTTTTTCGGAGGCGCCATGAGCGCCCTGATGGTTTTTCATTCCGACAAAGTGCAGGGAACGGTCAACTGGATGGCCGGCGGCTTTCAGGGGCGT
It encodes:
- a CDS encoding PTS sugar transporter subunit IIA, with protein sequence MIAVVISSHGRFSQEILKSCEMVCGTRENVRAVTFDAGESADSLVDKYRAVIKKLDVREGVLFVTDLFAGSPYNAACRISLEVENAGVVAGLNMPMLLEILSSPALSLQEAKQVAQTVGKEGIRAFETVTAEEDSDKEEL
- a CDS encoding mannose/fructose/sorbose PTS transporter subunit IIB → MNIVLARIDDRLIHGQVVTTWSKETKCERIIVCNDEISRDTIRKTLLTQVAPPGITASVVDIDKAIRVYNNPKYAEARALLLFTNPTDVLRMVEGGVGITSVNIGGMSFKEGKRQITKAVSVNEQDIKAFQELHNRGVELEIRKVTTDSKLDLMSVLQSGH
- a CDS encoding PTS mannose/fructose/sorbose transporter subunit IIC; this encodes MEISGIQIVLIFIVSCICGMGSVLDEFQTHRPLIACTLIGLILGDVTTGIIIGGTLEMIALGWMNIGAAMAPDAALASVISTILVIAGHQNIGAGIAVAMPLAAAGQVLTIFARTITVFFQHQADLYAQKGSFRGIDVCHILALFVQALRVAIPAVLVAMFIGTHAVQTMLAAIPPVVTGGLQVAGGFIVVVGYAMVINMMEAKYLMPFFFLGFVLAAFTTFNLVAYGVIGIVLAILYIQLHPKYAVAGGLALQQSASAKDSDMDDELD
- the manZ gene encoding PTS mannose transporter subunit IID, with the protein product MDKAKQEKRLTKSDLFNMFIRSNFHQGSWNFERMQALGYCFSMVPIIKRLYQGEDRVKALKRHLEFFNTQPFVTAPILGITAAMEEERANGADIDDGAINGIKVGLMGPLAGVGDPIFWGTLRPLVAALGASLALGGSIAGPILFFLLFNIVRLGVRWYGVEYGYKKGTDVVKDVAGNRLQKLTESAAILGLFVLGALVCKWTSVNIPLVVSTITMQDGKVVTTTVQDILNQLMPGLIPLILTFICMDLLKKKINAIWIIFGLFAIGIIGYGFGILSVK
- a CDS encoding helical backbone metal receptor, which gives rise to MDRDHNDTSLSQATGLSECRCSRCNRLLFKGQVKYVEIQCPKCNLVQTIKKGRSLRLVALNASNVDLFYAAGGQLVGRPNTRALSSDLMDKIKDVPSIGETPSPDIEQIIALKPDLVLAADIHLHHSMLTSLAQAGIPMYIQKLNNYQQISQALLFYGELTNHPRQANQVIERLNNKLQQAQERSKNKPSPRVLIVWGSAEDFYMALPSSFTGDLIYRLNASNVAESITGQEESYLPLSLDFAVQADPDIILIIPHSYEQKVNDKIRNELTVQPAWQDLKAVRKNRVYQLPYHLFAVNPGSRVDEAIDYLLQLFYPDA
- a CDS encoding Com family DNA-binding transcriptional regulator, with the translated sequence MELKSKKAQPAKFKLPEVRCFWCNRLLFRGIVENVEIKCPRCNAVQYIGSYHQPVPLQDGSQEDELRQSR
- a CDS encoding energy transducer TonB, which translates into the protein MVVYKTCWSKAFGFSCATHFLFILLLGFVLGRNLDSRPLPEQYITLEWDTVAEEANLEIAPFPPGAAVNTGDSVPSLDRPVKAQTKPAAAYDDSSLGAGRSSEAGESMASAVFAGSGTANPKGADSSGIRTVSAGGSDTQTVSSGRAEAGGDINGIVNAFLSQIEKRKIYPYMARRLGQQGTVAVSVQLSADGELAGVQVLRSSGVAALDEAALALVRKVCPFPHHAGRAIAMNIPIAYHLE
- a CDS encoding ABC transporter substrate-binding protein, whose protein sequence is MGQQMSRVTFGIIVLLLAVSALFLFKQPLPQPVTSQTGERYVVTDSAGRQVEIPRRPQRVVVLNASNLELFHAVGGTIVGRPTTEALPPEVMAAVREVPAVGITPNPNMEQIMALKPDLILGVNMPFHHSLIPVLDKAGVPILLQSLDTYQDIIATLRFYGDLAGQTQQAENIINKLEADYAAIASRNKERPAPKVVIIWGTPESFHMATSRSFAGDLVKRLGAVNVADQGDDGGGQMGYVPLSMEYVARQNPDMIFLIMHSNDEKTSAKFRAELTNHPAWSGLKAVAANRVYQLPYRLFAVNPGTQVGEAFAVLSDFLYPEVK
- a CDS encoding FecCD family ABC transporter permease, which encodes MRTVTGDPRLTWRTVVSLSGLAVLLAALLAGIRMGAVPVSSADIWNVFVAPAANEAYQIIYNIRIPRVLVSALTGMNLALAGCILQGVLRNPLADPGIIGVSAGAGLAAMTIMILWPGFSSLIPVAAFGGALLAVGVVFVLAWDRGIQPLRLILAGVALAAFFGGAMSALMVFHSDKVQGTVNWMAGGFQGRSWDHVQMILPYSFVGVLGAVVTPRYLNGLQLGDEVAKGLGIRVEPARLLLVILAALLAASAVSVAGLLGFVGLIVPHITRMLVGSDFEYLMPCAAVLGAALVVAADTVARTVFSPVEVPVGVFMAFLGAPFFLYLLRKGMRS